From a region of the Archocentrus centrarchus isolate MPI-CPG fArcCen1 chromosome 18, fArcCen1, whole genome shotgun sequence genome:
- the LOC115797094 gene encoding myosin-2 heavy chain-like isoform X3 produces MDEHSNTAERKSAEALSPENETKPVKQENEMKTNEGKTDDIEVQVNEVNEGKASEMPSCDSPIKDMNAEVQDENEGKTNLQTAEKETEINNTEQVLEETVEQLEKTQDELQSMTEEICELKDEVLKEIVEQLEETQAELQSKTEEICELKDELEKLEWLRNDTLKGMNESQRKLTKLTLAIKRMEKLEEYTDLDKLQSLCSENTSLKKDLQTRKKELQDSKKELKDKSDEIVELHAEKNRRKENEENLQTMKLRLEDKNKEVNEELAKVKLQLRDERQRRTDAEINMQTLKKELGANDEKIKEKEDEILELRAEKNRREGDEKELQTIKRKLQTNNEELTEEVSKIKQQLNNEKQRRMDTEMTLQSLKTKLEANSKEIKEKEGEVLELRAEKNRREGDEKELQTTQRKLQAKNEELQEEAAKVQQQLQTEKQRRQEAETSLQQLKKKLETKDTKVKAAAEEAVKESQTSGEETE; encoded by the exons atggATGAGCATTCCaacacagctgagaggaagtCAGCAGAAGCTTTGAGCCcagaaaatgaaaccaaaccT GTGAAGCAGGAGAACGAGATGAAGACAAACGAAGGGAAGACCGATGACATCGAGGTCCAGGTGAATGAGGTCAACGAAGGCAAGGCCAGTGAG ATGCCATCCTGTGACTCTCCGATAAAAGATATGAATGCTGAAGTTCAGGATGAGAATGAAGGGAAAACCAACCTGCAGACAGCGGAGAAGGAAACAGAGATCAACAACACTGAG CAGGTGCTCGAAGAGACAGTCGAGCAGCTGGAGAAGACACAAGATGAACTCCAGAGCATGACTGAGGAGATCTGTGAGCTGAAGGACGAG GTGCTCAAAGAGATAGTCGAGCAGCTGGAGGAGACACAAGCTGAACTCCAGAGCAAGACTGAGGAGATCTGTGAGCTGAAGGACGAG cTCGAGAAACTTGAGTGGCTGAGAAACGACACCCTTAAAGGAATGAATGAGTCACAACGGAAGCTCACCAAGCTTACCCTCGCTATCAAAAGGATGGAGAAA TTGGAGGAGTACACAGACTTGGACAAGCTCCAATCACTTTGTTCTGAGAATACGTCACTGAAGAAAGACCTGCAGACACGGAAGAAAGAGCTTCAGGACAGCAAAAAAGAG TTGAAAGACAAAAGTGATGAAATCGTGGAGCTCCATGCTGAGAAAAACAGGAGGAAAGAAAACGAGGAGAACCTGCAGACCATGAAGCTGAGGCTTGAGGACAAGAATAAAGAG GTGAATGAGGAACTAGCTAAAGTCAAACTTCAGCTCAGGGATGAGCGTCAGAGGAGGACGGATGCTGAGATAAACATGCAGACGCTGAAGAAGGAGCTGGGAGCCAACGATGAAAAG ataaaagaaaaagaggatgaAATCCTGGAGCTCCGTGCTGAGAAGAACAGAAGAGAAGGAGATGAGAAGGAGCTGCAGACGATAAAGAGGAAACTCCAGACCAACAATGAAGAG CTGACCGAGGAAGtctctaaaataaagcagcagCTTAATAATgagaagcagaggaggatggACACAGAAATGACTCTGCAGTCCCTGAAAACAAAGCTGGAGGCCAACAGCAAAGAG ataaaagaaaaagagggtgAAGTCCTGGAGCTCCGTGCTGAGAAGAACAGACGAGAAGGAGATGAGAAGGAGCTGCAGACCACACAGAGGAAGCTCCAGGCCAAGAATGAAGAG CTGCAAGAGGAAGCAGCTAAagtacagcagcagcttcagacagagaagcagaggAGACAGGAAGCTGAGACgagcctgcagcagctgaagaagaagcTGGAGACCAAAGACACAAAG
- the LOC115797094 gene encoding myosin-2 heavy chain-like isoform X1: MDEHSNTAERKSAEALSPENETKPVKQENEMKTNEGKTDDIEVQVNEVNEGKASEMPSCDSPIKDMNAEVQDENEGKTNLQTAEKETEINNTEQVLEETVEQLEKTQDELQSMTEEICELKDEVLKEIVEQLEETQAELQSKTEEICELKDELEKLEWLRNDTLKGMNESQRKLTKLTLAIKRMEKLEEYTDLDKLQSLCSENTSLKKDLQTRKKELQDSKKELKDKSDEIVELHAEKNRRKENEENLQTMKLRLEDKNKEVNEELAKVKLQLRDERQRRTDAEINMQTLKKELGANDEKIKEKEDEILELRAEKNRREGDEKELQTIKRKLQTNNEELTEEVSKIKQQLNNEKQRRMDTEMTLQSLKTKLEANSKEIKEKEGEVLELRAEKNRREGDEKELQTTQRKLQAKNEELQEEAAKVQQQLQTEKQRRQEAETSLQQLKKKLETKDTKFEDEVTEVQQQLTDEEQSEEESDQEEEFKQELENLVGKIGKGSS; the protein is encoded by the exons atggATGAGCATTCCaacacagctgagaggaagtCAGCAGAAGCTTTGAGCCcagaaaatgaaaccaaaccT GTGAAGCAGGAGAACGAGATGAAGACAAACGAAGGGAAGACCGATGACATCGAGGTCCAGGTGAATGAGGTCAACGAAGGCAAGGCCAGTGAG ATGCCATCCTGTGACTCTCCGATAAAAGATATGAATGCTGAAGTTCAGGATGAGAATGAAGGGAAAACCAACCTGCAGACAGCGGAGAAGGAAACAGAGATCAACAACACTGAG CAGGTGCTCGAAGAGACAGTCGAGCAGCTGGAGAAGACACAAGATGAACTCCAGAGCATGACTGAGGAGATCTGTGAGCTGAAGGACGAG GTGCTCAAAGAGATAGTCGAGCAGCTGGAGGAGACACAAGCTGAACTCCAGAGCAAGACTGAGGAGATCTGTGAGCTGAAGGACGAG cTCGAGAAACTTGAGTGGCTGAGAAACGACACCCTTAAAGGAATGAATGAGTCACAACGGAAGCTCACCAAGCTTACCCTCGCTATCAAAAGGATGGAGAAA TTGGAGGAGTACACAGACTTGGACAAGCTCCAATCACTTTGTTCTGAGAATACGTCACTGAAGAAAGACCTGCAGACACGGAAGAAAGAGCTTCAGGACAGCAAAAAAGAG TTGAAAGACAAAAGTGATGAAATCGTGGAGCTCCATGCTGAGAAAAACAGGAGGAAAGAAAACGAGGAGAACCTGCAGACCATGAAGCTGAGGCTTGAGGACAAGAATAAAGAG GTGAATGAGGAACTAGCTAAAGTCAAACTTCAGCTCAGGGATGAGCGTCAGAGGAGGACGGATGCTGAGATAAACATGCAGACGCTGAAGAAGGAGCTGGGAGCCAACGATGAAAAG ataaaagaaaaagaggatgaAATCCTGGAGCTCCGTGCTGAGAAGAACAGAAGAGAAGGAGATGAGAAGGAGCTGCAGACGATAAAGAGGAAACTCCAGACCAACAATGAAGAG CTGACCGAGGAAGtctctaaaataaagcagcagCTTAATAATgagaagcagaggaggatggACACAGAAATGACTCTGCAGTCCCTGAAAACAAAGCTGGAGGCCAACAGCAAAGAG ataaaagaaaaagagggtgAAGTCCTGGAGCTCCGTGCTGAGAAGAACAGACGAGAAGGAGATGAGAAGGAGCTGCAGACCACACAGAGGAAGCTCCAGGCCAAGAATGAAGAG CTGCAAGAGGAAGCAGCTAAagtacagcagcagcttcagacagagaagcagaggAGACAGGAAGCTGAGACgagcctgcagcagctgaagaagaagcTGGAGACCAAAGACACAAAG
- the LOC115797094 gene encoding myosin-2 heavy chain-like isoform X2 has translation MDEHSNTAERKSAEALSPENETKPVKQENEMKTNEGKTDDIEVQVNEVNEGKASEMPSCDSPIKDMNAEVQDENEGKTNLQTAEKETEINNTEVLEETVEQLEKTQDELQSMTEEICELKDEVLKEIVEQLEETQAELQSKTEEICELKDELEKLEWLRNDTLKGMNESQRKLTKLTLAIKRMEKLEEYTDLDKLQSLCSENTSLKKDLQTRKKELQDSKKELKDKSDEIVELHAEKNRRKENEENLQTMKLRLEDKNKEVNEELAKVKLQLRDERQRRTDAEINMQTLKKELGANDEKIKEKEDEILELRAEKNRREGDEKELQTIKRKLQTNNEELTEEVSKIKQQLNNEKQRRMDTEMTLQSLKTKLEANSKEIKEKEGEVLELRAEKNRREGDEKELQTTQRKLQAKNEELQEEAAKVQQQLQTEKQRRQEAETSLQQLKKKLETKDTKFEDEVTEVQQQLTDEEQSEEESDQEEEFKQELENLVGKIGKGSS, from the exons atggATGAGCATTCCaacacagctgagaggaagtCAGCAGAAGCTTTGAGCCcagaaaatgaaaccaaaccT GTGAAGCAGGAGAACGAGATGAAGACAAACGAAGGGAAGACCGATGACATCGAGGTCCAGGTGAATGAGGTCAACGAAGGCAAGGCCAGTGAG ATGCCATCCTGTGACTCTCCGATAAAAGATATGAATGCTGAAGTTCAGGATGAGAATGAAGGGAAAACCAACCTGCAGACAGCGGAGAAGGAAACAGAGATCAACAACACTGAG GTGCTCGAAGAGACAGTCGAGCAGCTGGAGAAGACACAAGATGAACTCCAGAGCATGACTGAGGAGATCTGTGAGCTGAAGGACGAG GTGCTCAAAGAGATAGTCGAGCAGCTGGAGGAGACACAAGCTGAACTCCAGAGCAAGACTGAGGAGATCTGTGAGCTGAAGGACGAG cTCGAGAAACTTGAGTGGCTGAGAAACGACACCCTTAAAGGAATGAATGAGTCACAACGGAAGCTCACCAAGCTTACCCTCGCTATCAAAAGGATGGAGAAA TTGGAGGAGTACACAGACTTGGACAAGCTCCAATCACTTTGTTCTGAGAATACGTCACTGAAGAAAGACCTGCAGACACGGAAGAAAGAGCTTCAGGACAGCAAAAAAGAG TTGAAAGACAAAAGTGATGAAATCGTGGAGCTCCATGCTGAGAAAAACAGGAGGAAAGAAAACGAGGAGAACCTGCAGACCATGAAGCTGAGGCTTGAGGACAAGAATAAAGAG GTGAATGAGGAACTAGCTAAAGTCAAACTTCAGCTCAGGGATGAGCGTCAGAGGAGGACGGATGCTGAGATAAACATGCAGACGCTGAAGAAGGAGCTGGGAGCCAACGATGAAAAG ataaaagaaaaagaggatgaAATCCTGGAGCTCCGTGCTGAGAAGAACAGAAGAGAAGGAGATGAGAAGGAGCTGCAGACGATAAAGAGGAAACTCCAGACCAACAATGAAGAG CTGACCGAGGAAGtctctaaaataaagcagcagCTTAATAATgagaagcagaggaggatggACACAGAAATGACTCTGCAGTCCCTGAAAACAAAGCTGGAGGCCAACAGCAAAGAG ataaaagaaaaagagggtgAAGTCCTGGAGCTCCGTGCTGAGAAGAACAGACGAGAAGGAGATGAGAAGGAGCTGCAGACCACACAGAGGAAGCTCCAGGCCAAGAATGAAGAG CTGCAAGAGGAAGCAGCTAAagtacagcagcagcttcagacagagaagcagaggAGACAGGAAGCTGAGACgagcctgcagcagctgaagaagaagcTGGAGACCAAAGACACAAAG
- the LOC115797093 gene encoding myosin-9-like gives MSLKSWFGFPVSPENLTPTAELICICFTALSVILLLVVAAIYKCTQKKNRGKKEDKTAERNLTKALSSGETENENKHSKVVAAEDQIDGRLEKQEEVKEEVKTEKITTTKTKKNETKDINADIQQLQSQNQAKTLNKDLKHDNPELELPKSDEQLKETRPEPEIQSSEVDKSEWLKHDTLNKVKKTPSGLKLALALTRMMKLEDKVDTFCSGNNQSMENDLENLKRKLQAKEKELEKYEWLRNELIHGIKSLPQLKLTLAITRIQKLEETVDELLHVKNQSVENNLQILQLKLEAKEKEANEEMAKVQQQLQDEQQRREDAELTVQKRLESTNEIEDRVAELEQQLQDEQRRREDAELTVQKRLESTNELGDRVAELEQQLQDEQKKREDAEKDLKNLKVQVATKNRKPSADHETMSRTIDELKQTQTQLEERNTEIRKLRKQLDHKLNEEKQRNEKNLETLKKKFETQKQKFEDKVTEVQQQLKDEQQRREALMELNQEFQRQLSELKARHKEELQEKTQVEQEWRKEVKEEVEVLKQELESKRNQLKTAEEEEPDISADEPSAPTEPNEALDSV, from the exons ATGAGCCTAAAAAGCTGGTTTGGATTCCCAGTCTCTCCAG AGAATTTGACTCCTACTGCTGAGCTCATCTGCATCTGTTTCACTGCTCTCTCAGTCATCCTTCTTTTGGTTGTTGCTGCCATATACAAGtgtacacaaaagaaaaaca GAGGGAAAAAGGAAGATAAGACAGCTGAGAGGAATTTAACTAAAGCGTTGAGCTCaggagaaacagaaaatgagaaCAAACAT TCCAAAGTCGTAGCAGCCGAGGATCAGATCGATGGACGGCTGGAGAAACAGGAAGAAGTGAAGGAGGAGGTGAAGACAGAGAAGATCACGACCACCAAGACCAAGAAAAATGAG actAAAGACATAAACGCTGAcatccagcagctgcagagtcAGAATCAAGCGAAGACACTAAACAAAGATCTGAAGCATGACAACCCTGAG CTGGAGCTGCCAAAGTCAGACGAGCAGTTAAAGGAGACAAGACCTGAGCCGGAGATCCAGAGTTCAGAG GTGGACAAATCTGAGTGGCTGAAACATGACACGCTTAACAAAGTGAAGAAGACTCCTTCAGGGCTGAAGCTCGCCCTTGCTCTCACCAGGATGATGAAA TTGGAGGACAAAGTAGACACATTTTGCAGTGGTAACAATCAGTCGATGGAAAACGACCTGGAAAACCTGAAGAGGAAGCTACAGGCCAAAGAAAAagag CTGGAGAAATATGAGTGGCTGAGAAATGAGCTGATTCATGGAATAAAGTCTTTACCGCAACTGAAGCTCACCCTCGCCATCACCAGGATACAGAAG TTGGAGGAAACAGTGGATGAATTACTTCATGTTAAAAATCAATCAGTGGAGAACAACCTGCAGATCCTGCAGTTGAAGCTTGAGGCCAAAGAAAAAGAg GCAAATGAGGAAATGGCTAaagttcagcagcagctccaggatgagcagcagaggagggaggatgCTGAGCTGACTGTTCAGAAAAGGCTGGAGAGCACAAATGAG ATTGAAGACAGAGTAGCTGAGCTtgagcagcagctccaggatGAGCAGCGGAGGAGGGAGGATGCTGAGCTGACTGTTCAGAAAAGGCTGGAGAGCACGAATGAg CTTGGAGACAGAGTGGCTGAGCTtgagcagcagctccaggatgagcagaagaagagggaggatgCTGAGAAGGATCTTAAGAACCTTAAGGTTCAGGTGGCAACCAAGAACAGGAAG CCATCAGCTGATCATGAGACCATGAGTCGGACTATAGATGAGCTGAAGCAGACCCAGACTCAGCTGGAGGAGAGGAACACCGAGATCAGGAAGCTGCGGAAACAG TTGGACCACAAACtcaatgaagagaagcaaagaaatgagaaaaacctGGAGACCCTGAAGAAGAAGTTTGAGACCCAAAAGCAGAAG TTTGAAGACAAAGTAACTGAAGTCCAGCAGCAGCTAAAGGACGaacagcagaggagggaggcTCTGATGGAGCTGAACCAGGAGTTTCAGAGACAGCTGAGTGAACTTAAAGCGAGGCACAAGGAGGAG CTGCAGGAGAAGACTCAGGTTGAGCAGGAGTGGAGGAAGGAGGTTAAGGAAGAAGTGGAGGTCCTGAAGCAGGAGCTGGAAAGCAAGAGGAACCAG CTAAAGACGGCCGAAGAAGAAGAACCTGACATCTCTGCAGATGAACCTTCGGCACCAACAGAACCAAACGAAGCTCTGGACTCTGTCTGA